One genomic window of Haliotis asinina isolate JCU_RB_2024 chromosome 4, JCU_Hal_asi_v2, whole genome shotgun sequence includes the following:
- the LOC137281186 gene encoding uncharacterized protein, producing the protein MWLLLVLPHLSPLPVSSTITYPRSLSPPPSPTPSPCLLHHHLPSLPVSSTITYPLSLSPPPSPTPNSLSPPPSPTPAPCLLHHHLPPLPVSSTITYPQLPVSSTINYPLSLSPPPSPTPNSLSPPPSTTPAPCLLHHHLPPLPVSSTITYPLSLSPPPSPTPSPCLLHHHLPPTPCLLHHHLPPLPVSSTITYPLSLSLPPSPTPNSLSPPPSTTPAPCPLHNHLPSLPVSSAINYPLSLSPPPSPTPSPCLLHHHQPSLSVSSTINYLHSLPRVPSPTPAPCLLHHQLPLLPLSSAITYPRSLSPPPSTTPTPFLLHHHLPPLPVSSAITYPHSLSPPPSLPQLPVSCAITYPNSLSPLPSPTPRSLSPPPSPTPTPCLLHHHYPNSLSPAPSPTPTPCLLCHHLPPTPCLLCHYLPSLCVSSTITYPHSLSPPPSTTPTPSLLHHHLPPLPVSSSITYPLSLSPPPSPTPAPCLLRHQLPPLPLSTRLLLLLLILLRVVVFICNNARTRTLTLARGGSGVMHFSSTLT; encoded by the coding sequence ATGTGGCTTCTCCTCGTACTACCACACCTATCCCCGCTCCCTGTCTCCTCCACCATCACCTACCCCCGCTCCCTGTCTCCTCCGCCATCACCTACCCCCTCTCCCTGTCTCCTCCACCATCACCTACCCTCTCTCCCTGTCTCCTCCACCATCACCTACCCCCTCTCCCTGTCTCCTCCACCATCACCTACCCCCAACTCCCTGTCTCCTCCACCATCACCTACCCCCGCTCCCTGTCTCCTCCACCATCACTTACCCCCTCTCCCTGTCTCCTCCACCATCACCTACCCCCAACTCCCTGTCTCCTCCACCATCAACTACCCCCTCTCCCTGTCTCCTCCACCATCACCTACCCCCAACTCCCTGTCTCCTCCACCATCAACTACCCCCGCTCCCTGTCTCCTCCACCATCACTTACCCCCTCTCCCTGTCTCTTCCACCATCACCTACCCCCTCTCCCTGTCTCCTCCACCATCACCTACCCCCTCTCCCTGTCTCCTCCACCATCACCTACCCCCAACTCCCTGTCTCCTCCACCATCACCTACCCCCGCTCCCTGTCTCCTCCACCATCACTTACCCCCTCTCCCTGTCTCTTCCACCATCACCTACCCCCAACTCCCTGTCTCCTCCACCATCAACTACCCCCGCTCCCTGTCCCCTCCACAATCACCTACCCTCGCTCCCTGTCTCCTCCGCCATCAACTACCCCCTCTCCCTGTCCCCTCCACCATCACCAACCCCCTCTCCTTGTCTCCTCCACCATCACCAaccctctctctctgtctcctCCACCATTAACTACCTCCACTCCCTACCTCGTGTGCCGTCACCTACCCCCGCTCCCTGTCTCCTCCACCATCAACTACCCCTACTCCCTCTCTCCTCCGCCATCACCTACCCCCGCTCCCTGTCTCCTCCACCATCAACTACCCCCACTCCCTTTCTCCTCCACCATCACCTACCCCCACTCCCTGTCTCCTCCGCCATCACCTACCCCCACTCCCTGTCTCCTCCACCATCACTACCCCAACTCCCTGTCTCCTGCGCCATCACCTACCCCAACTCCCTGTCTCCTCTGCCATCACCTACCCCCCGCTCCCTGTCTCCTCCGCCATCACCTACCCCCACTCCCTGTCTTCTCCACCATCACTACCCCAACTCCCTGTCTCCTGCGCCATCACCTACCCCAACTCCCTGTCTCCTCTGCCATCACCTACCCCCAACTCCCTGTCTCCTCTGCCATTACCTAccctctctctgtgtctccTCCACCATTACCTACCCCCACTCCCTGTCTCCTCCACCATCAACTACCCCCACTCCCTCTCTCCTCCACCATCACCTACCCCCGCTCCCTGTCTCCTCCTCCATCACCTACCCCCTCTCCCTGTCCCCTCCTCCATCACCTACCCCCGCTCCCTGTCTCCTCCGCCATCAACTAccccctctccctctctccacgcggctgctactactactacttataCTACTGCGTGTGGTTGTATTTATCTGTAACAATGCCCGGACACGGACACTAACCCTTGCTCGTGGAGGAAGCGGCGTGATGCATTTTTCATCTACTCTTACCTGA